The Neofelis nebulosa isolate mNeoNeb1 chromosome X, mNeoNeb1.pri, whole genome shotgun sequence genome has a segment encoding these proteins:
- the MORF4L2 gene encoding mortality factor 4-like protein 2 translates to MSSRKQGSQTRGQQSAEEDNFKKPSRSNMQRSKMRGASSGKKTAGSQQKNVEPALPGRWGGRSAENPPSGSVRKTRKNKQKTPGNGDGGSTSEAPQPPRKKRARADPTVESEEAFKNRMEVKVKIPEELKPWLVEDWDLVTRQKQLFQLPAKKNVDAILEEYANCKKSQGNVDNKEYAVNEVVAGIKEYFNVMLGTQLLYKFERPQYAEILLAHPDAPMSQVYGAPHLLRLFVRIGAMLAYTPLDEKSLALLLGYLHDFLKYLAKNAASLFTASDYKVASAEYHRKAL, encoded by the coding sequence ATGAGTTCCAGAAAGCAGGGTTCTCAAACTCGTGGACAACAATCTGCAGAAGAAGACAACTTCAAAAAACCAAGTAGAAGCAATATGCAGAGAAGTAAGATGAGAGGGGCCTCTTCAGGAAAGAAGACCGCTGGTTCACAGCAGAAGAATGTGGAACCAGCTCTCCCAGGCAGATGGGGGGGTCGCTCTGCAGAGAACCCCCCTTCAGGATCAGtgaggaagacaagaaagaacaaacagaagacTCCTGGAAATGGAGATGGTGGCAGTACCAGCGAAGCACCTCAGCCACCTCGGAAGAAAAGGGCCCGGGCAGACCCCACTGTCGAAAGTGAGGAGGCATTTAAGAATAGAATGGAAGTTAAAGTGAAGATTCCTGAAGAATTAAAACCATGGCTTGTTGAGGACTGGGACTTAGTTACCAGGCAGAAGCAGCTGTTTCAACTCCCTGCTAAGAAAAATGTAGATGCTATTCTGGAGGAGTACGCAAATTGTAAGAAGTCGCAGGGAAATGTTGATAATAAGGAATATGCAGTTAATGAAGTTGTGGcaggaataaaagaatatttcaatgtGATGTTGGGCACTCAGCTGCTCTACAAATTTGAGAGGCCCCAGTATGCCGAAATCCTCTTGGCTCACCCTGATGCGCCAATGTCCCAGGTTTATGGAGCCCCACATCTACTGAGATTATTTGTAAGAATCGGAGCAATGTTGGCGTATACGCCCCTTGATGAGAAGAGCCTTGCATTATTGTTGGGCTATTTGCATGATTTCCTAAAATATCTGGCAAAGAATGCTGCGTCTCTGTTTACTGCCAGTGATTACAAAGTGGCTTCGGCTGAGTACCACCGCAAAGCCCTGTGA